From a single Apium graveolens cultivar Ventura chromosome 2, ASM990537v1, whole genome shotgun sequence genomic region:
- the LOC141684361 gene encoding uncharacterized protein LOC141684361 — protein sequence MEHHYRVEIFTTAIDQQLQELNNGFSEQMMELLILSASLNPRDGYRSFNIENICKLAEKFYPEDFLGDEKIHLQCELQHYGLDVPVHPDLKNLSTLGDLCHGLVTTWKADMYPLIDRLLRLVLTLPASTATSERAFSTIKIVKTSLRNRMEDEFLKDYLIVYIEKEIAETISAEEIIDSFYLIKEMRAHLK from the coding sequence ATGGAACATCATTACCGAGTAGAAATTTTTACAACTGCCATAGATCAACAATTACAGGAGCTAAACAATGGATTCAGTGAACAAATGATGGAGCTTCTCATTTTAAGTGCATCACTAAATCCTAGGGATGGTTACAGGTCTTTCAACATAGAGAACATTTGCAAGTTAGCAGAAAAGTTTTATCCAGAAGATTTTTTGGGAGATGAAAAAATCCATCTACAGTGTGAACTACAACATTATGGGTTAGATGTTCCGGTTCATCCAGATTTGAAGAATCTGTCTACTCTTGGTGATTTATGTCATGGATTGGTAACCACATGGAAAGCTGACATGTATCCATTAATTGATAGACTATTAAGGCTTGTCTTGACTCTTCCAGCATCTACTGCAACATCTGAACGAGCTTTTTCTACTATAAAAATTGTGAAAACAAGTCTTCGCAATCGAATGGAAGATGAATTTCTGAAGGATTATTTGATAGTGTATATTGAAAAGGAGATTGCGGAGACCATTTCTGCCGAGGAGATCATTGATTCTTTCTATTTGATCAAAGAAATGCGTGCACATCTCAAATAA
- the LOC141684351 gene encoding pentatricopeptide repeat-containing protein ELI1, chloroplastic-like, translating into MSSLATFHSTPPPPLASVNRLRNYLPPDRLATLIDNSKTIKQLLQIHAYLVRNSLDDHPVVNLKLQRSYSLLGRLDYSVTLFDRTDNPDVFFYSSIILAHSNRNLQSQALRFYAEMMSKSIEPNAFTFSAILKNCAVSPAKGLHGQAIKMGCDLNSYVRTALVDVYARGGDLVLARKLFDTMSEKSLVSLTTMMTGLAKHGDVEGARILFDGMGERDIVCWNVIIDGYVQHGRPNEALFLFRQMLSDNVCPDGVTLVAVFSACGQLGALESGRWVHAYMKNKRIRMNVHVGAALVDMYSKCGSLEDARLVFDEIKSKDVVVWNAMISGYAMNGLSIEGLQLFSDMCRLNVPPTEITFIGILSVCAHAGLVHEGSRFFRLMRGEYGIEPRIEHYGCMVNLLGRVGQLTEAFQLVKAMDIDPDLIICRTLLDACRFHGNDDLGEEIVKFYTDQKLESSGACVLLSNIYAAAHNWNGVQRVRTMMKATGIQKEPGCSSIEVNNTVHEFIAGDIRHLDRKDVYLMLEKLSRCLKDYGNSLQQT; encoded by the coding sequence ATGTCTTCACTTGCTACCTTTCACTCAACTCCACCACCACCATTAGCCTCCGTAAATCGCCTCCGTAATTATTTACCTCCAGACAGATTGGCCACATTAATCGACAACTCGAAAACGATAAAACAACTCCTCCAAATCCACGCTTATTTAGTCCGAAACAGCCTCGATGATCATCCTGTTGTAAACTTAAAGCTTCAACGCTCTTACTCTTTACTCGGTCGCCTCGATTACTCTGTCACATTGTTTGATCGTACTGACAACCCTGATGTGTTTTTTTACAGTAGTATTATTCTTGCTCACAGTAATAGAAATTTGCAGAGCCAGGCTCTTCGATTTTATGCTGAAATGATGTCGAAAAGTATTGAGCCTAATGCGTTTACATTTTCCGCGATTCTTAAGAATTGTGCAGTTAGTCCTGCAAAAGGGCTACACGGGCAAGCTATCAAAATGGGGTGTGATTTGAATAGTTATGTTAGGACTGCTCTTGTTGATGTTTACGCGAGAGGAGGCGATTTGGTACTTGCAAGAAAACTGTTTGATACAATGTCTGAGAAGAGTTTGGTTTCGTTAACTACGATGATGACTGGTTTAGCGAAGCATGGTGATGTCGAAGGTGCAAGAATTTTGTTTGATGGAATGGGGGAAAGAGATATCGTGTGCTGGAATGTGATTATCGATGGATATGTTCAACACGGGAGGCCTAATGAGGCTTTGTTTCTTTTCAGACAAATGTTATCGGATAATGTTTGTCCCGATGGAGTAACTTTGGTAGCGGTGTTTTCTGCTTGCGGGCAGCTTGGAGCTTTGGAATCGGGGAGATGGGTTCATGCTTACATGAAGAACAAACGTATTCGGATGAATGTTCATGTTGGAGCAGCTTTAGTAGATATGTATAGCAAATGTGGTAGTTTGGAGGATGCTCGTTTGGTTTTTGATGAAATAAAATCGAAAGATGTGGTTGTGTGGAACGCGATGATTTCTGGATACGCGATGAACGGGTTGAGCATAGAAGGGTTGCAGCTTTTTAGTGATATGTGTAGGCTGAATGTGCCTCCTACAGAGATCACTTTTATCGGAATTTTAAGCGTTTGTGCTCATGCTGGTTTGGTGCATGAAGGATCAAGATTTTTTCGATTAATGAGAGGGGAATACGGAATTGAACCTAGAATCGAGCATTATGGATGTATGGTCAATCTTTTGGGCAGAGTAGGGCAACTTACTGAAGCGTTTCAGCTTGTCAAGGCCATGGATATCGATCCGGATCTTATCATTTGCAGAACACTACTTGATGCTTGTAGATTCCATGGAAACGATGATTTGGGAGAGGAAATCGTAAAGTTCTACACGGATCAGAAACTTGAAAGTTCAGGCGCTTGCGTGCTTCTTTCAAATATTTATGCTGCAGCACACAATTGGAATGGTGTGCAAAGGGTAAGGACCATGATGAAAGCTACTGGGATACAAAAGGAGCCTGGCTGTAGCTCAATTGAAGTGAATAACACAGTACATGAGTTCATTGCCGGAGATATTAGACACCTCGACAGGAAAGACGTCTATTTGATGCTGGAGAAGCTGAGTAGATGTCTCAAGGATTATGGCAACAGCCTGCAACAAACTTAG
- the LOC141706746 gene encoding uncharacterized protein LOC141706746, producing MGRTAASSKPKSSIKKKSKLSSKTRRKKTSKRNKSKRVYSDDSVSSYTDESLSLSSSDGKEGDIGRKGRSRVRDKVKSSKKRVRTSSSSDDSSVDVKVRKRSKRNGDSKVRKKTHKKKKKSKRKVSVSSSSSDSGTLRTRRHDSPSDSEESEHERKRGRSKKRKKDKTSSGKSRDKKRKLRSRSCSSCSRYSNDSDDVIKDKVVSEIDQNRDIVTSEIFPRRLKSVITVVHPHYEEEVIGQDKDENKEEIFYDEDDYPSCRSNDSNDGVRRDLAHKSYVESEKPRDENVVVKEDFASELVVMESKLSSRDRIDQSDKASLKHSGNKNEIDTSTTTAGSGSEDLETILRQKALENLMKFRGPRRNAEPLSHHENKSERNVKSFTAKADDVQNRSSKPELSSGVGETGGRNQHSRQTIRTNSSRFVQTEELKLDGRNIEIESSTVNQRVVHPSARVEISGKSESNTSQLMEQPRGSRLEQVPWSPLSAVQETSPAPMNVTHKSAAEKAETVVGSISDNQNVGVTDVCEAPESSSIKPISEEHISKPQDESKGNSFEQKTMSVMRGGEMVQVSYKVYIPNKAPALARRKLQR from the exons ATGGGTCGAACTGCTGCTTCTTCAAAACCCAAATCTTCAATCAAGAAAAAATCAAAACTTTCTTCAAAG ACCCGGAGAAAGAAGACAAGTAAAAGAAATAAGTCAAAGAGGGTTTATAGCGATGATTCTGTTTCTTCGTATACTGATGAGTCTTTATCTTTATCGTCTTCTGATGGTAAGGAAGGGGATATTGGTAGAAAGGGAAGGTCTCGTGTGAGGGATAAGGTAAAGAGTAGTAAGAAAAGGGTTCGAACAAGCTCTTCTAGTGATGATAGCAGTGTAGATGTAAAGGTGAGGAAACGTTCGAAAAGAAATGGGGATTCGAAGGTTAGGAAGAAAACAcataagaagaagaagaagagtaAGAGAAAAGTCAGTGTTAGTTCTTCGAGCAGTGATTCAGGAACTTTGAGGACGCGTCGTCATGACAGTCCTAGTGATTCAGAAGAGAGTGAACATGAGAGGAAGAGGGGAAGGTCTAAGAAGAGGAAGAAGGACAAAACAAGTTCAGGTAAAAGTAGAGATAAAAAGAGGAAATTAAGGTCTAGGAGTTGTTCGTCATGCAGTAGGTATAGTAATGACAGTGATGATGTGATTAAGGATAAAGTGGTAAGTGAGATTGATCAGAACAGGGACATAGTTACAAGTGAGATTTTTCCAAGGCGTTTAAAATCAGTTATTACTGTTGTACATCCACATTATGAAGAAGAAGTAATTGGGCAGGATAAGGATGAAAACAAAGAAGAAATTTTCTATGATGAGGATGATTACCCTTCCTGCAGGAGCAATGACAGTAACGATGGGGTTAGGAGGGACTTGGCTCACAAATCTTATGTTGAATCTGAGAAGCCAAGAGATGAAAATGTGGTGGTAAAAGAAGATTTTGCTTCTGAACTAGTGGTTATGGAGTCCAAGTTAAGTAGCAGAGATAGGATTGATCAATCTGATAAAGCCTCATTAAAACATTCTGGTAATAAAAATGAGATTGATACATCTACCACCACTGCAGGATCTGGCAGTGAAGATCTAGAGACAATTTTGAGGCAAAAGGCTCTAGAGAATCTTATGAAATTTCGAGGTCCCCGCAGAAATGCAGAACCCCTATCTCATCACGAAAACAAGAGTGAGAGAAATGTTAAGTCGTTTACTGCAAAGGCTGATGATGTTCAAAACAGGTCATCTAAACCTGAGCTCTCGAGTGGAGTTGGTGAAACTGGAGGAAGGAACCAGCACAGTAGGCAGACAATAAGGACAAATTCCTCTCGCTTTGTGCAGACTGAAGAACTGAAGTTGGATGGACGAAATATTGAAATTGAATCTAGCACAGTCAATCAGAGGGTTGTTCATCCATCAGCTAGGGTAGAAATTTCTGGTAAGTCTGAATCTAATACCTCACAATTGATGGAACAACCGCGGGGAAGTAGACTGGAGCAAGTGCCATGGTCACCTTTGTCTGCAGTACAGGAAACGTCGCCGGCTCCCATGAATGTTACACATAAGAGTGCAGCTGAAAAAGCTGAAACTGTGGTTGGGAGTATTAGCGATAACCAGAATGTAGGAGTTACTGATGTCTGTGAGGCTCCAGAATCTTCTTCTATTAAACCAATATCTGAAGAGCATATTTCTAAACCCCAAGATGAATCCAAAGGCAACTCATTTGAGCAGAAAACTATGTCTGTGATGAGAGGTGGTGAAATGGTGCAG gtGAGCTACAAGGTCTACATTCCAAATAAAGCCCCTGCGTTGGCTAGAAGGAAACTCCAGAGATGA